A region from the Rosa rugosa chromosome 6, drRosRugo1.1, whole genome shotgun sequence genome encodes:
- the LOC133714147 gene encoding wall-associated receptor kinase-like 20: MAVTPNLRLLTASLLLLSCAWTSLSVQLCPPCGNTTVPYPLSTSPTCGDQSYKIRCDAAAGSLLLDTLNNSYPIASISPSAQRLVVRPSSFVSSNSCVTSDIVHQGIQLNDSLPFNVTSSNTILYLNCTDTLLRSPLNCTSSSLCHTYVNNTNAVGSCQRAPICCTFGAGGSSTAYMILVRDSGCSAYTSFVNLDPFLPVNRWPEPGVEIQWVAPREPVCTAQSDCDGKSVCGSDPVQNGVRRCFCNSGFTWDPVSGFCVDDSVGSKDRTGLIAGLTSGIGASLLAAIIAIVLYKRHRRIKEAQDRLTKEREAILNANGGRAAKVFTGKDIKKATSNFSRDLLLGAGGYGEVYKGTLEDGTVVAVKIAKIGNTKGTDQVLNEVRILCQVNHRSLVHLLGCCVELEQPIMVYEYIENGTLLEHFQARKGVGRTPLSWTQRLQIAHDTAEGLAYLHFSAVPPIYHRDVKSSNILLDNKLNAKVADFGLSRLAHTDMSHISTCAQGTLGYLDPEYYRNYQLTDKSDVYSFGVVLLELMSSQKAIDFNRDPDDVNLAVYVQRLIAEEKLMDAIDPMLKEGATALELDTMKALGFLALGCLEERRQNRPSMKEVVEEIEYITSIATAKVDDD; the protein is encoded by the exons ATGGCCGTTACTCCCAACCTCCGCCTCTTAACGGCGTCGCTGCTGCTCCTTTCGTGCGCGTGGACCTCACTCTCCGTCCAGCTCTGCCCACCCTGCGGCAACACCACCGTCCCCTACCCTCTCAGCACCTCCCCCACCTGCGGTGACCAGTCATACAAGATCCGCTGCGACGCCGCCGCGGGCTCCCTCCTCCTCGACACCCTCAACAACTCCTATCCCATCGCCTCCATCTCCCCCTCCGCCCAACGACTCGTCGTACGCCCCTCCAGCTTCGTGTCGTCCAACTCCTGCGTCACGTCGGATATCGTCCACCAGGGAATCCAGCTCAACGACTCCCTCCCCTTCAACGTCACCAGTAGCAATACCATCTTGTACCTCAACTGTACGGACACTCTTCTCCGGTCGCCGTTGAACTGCACGTCGTCGAGTCTGTGTCATACGTATGTGAACAATACTAACGCGGTCGGGTCGTGCCAGAGGGCTCCGATTTGCTGTACGTTTGGGGCGGGAGGGTCGTCGACGGCGTATATGATTCTGGTCAGGGACTCGGGTTGTAGCGCTTATACGAGTTTTGTGAATTTGGATCCGTTTTTGCCCGTGAACCGGTGGCCCGAACCGGGAGTGGAGATACAGTGGGTGGCGCCGAGGGAGCCGGTGTGTACTGCGCAGTCGGATTGTGACGGGAAGTCTGTGTGTGGATCCGACCCGGTTCAGAATGGGGTGCGGAGGTGCTTCTGTAACTCCGGGTTTACGTGGGACCCCGTTTCAGGGTTTTGCGTTGATG ATAGTGTTGGTTCAAAGGACAGGACTGGACTAATAGCAG GTTTGACTTCTGGCATTGGCGCATCACTACTTGCAGCCATCATTGCCATTGTACTTTACAAGCGCCACAGGCGCATCAAAGAAGCTCAAGACCGCCTGACCAAAGAGCGTGAAGCAATCCTAAATGCCAATGGAGGCAGAGCAGCAAAAGTCTTCACCGGAAAAGATATTAAAAAGGCAACAAGCAACTTCTCCAGAGACCTCCTCTTAGGTGCTGGTGGATATGGTGAAGTCTACAAAGGAACACTCGAAGATGGCACTGTCGTGGCTGTGAAGATCGCGAAGATTGGAAACACGAAAGGCACTGACCAAGTCCTCAATGAGGTCCGAATTCTGTGCCAAGTTAACCACAGGAGTCTTGTGCACTTACTCGGTTGTTGTGTGGAGTTAGAGCAGCCTATTATGGTTTATGAGTACATTGAGAATGGAACTCTACTTGAGCATTTCCAAGCTCGAAAAGGTGTTGGTCGAACACCTCTCTCGTGGACTCAACGTCTCCAAATTGCTCATGACACTGCTGAGGGTCTTGCTTATCTCCACTTCTCAGCTGTCCCTCCAATTTATCACCGTGACGTCAAGTCTAGTAACATTCTTCTTGATAACAAATTGAATGCCAAGGTTGCTGATTTTGGACTATCACGATTGGCTCATACTGATATGAGTCACATTTCAACATGTGCTCAGGGAACTCTTGGATACCTTGATCCTGAATATTACAGAAATTATCAATTGACTGATAAGAGTGATGTCTACAGCTTTGGTGTGGTGCTGTTGGAGCTGATGTCCTCGCAGAAAGCTATAGACTTCAACAGGGACCCCGATGATGTGAACCTTGCAGTTTATGTGCAGAGGCTGATAGCGGAAGAGAAGTTAATGGATGCGATTGATCCAATGCTGAAAGAAGGAGCTACAGCTTTGGAGCTGGACACCATGAAGGCATTGGGGTTCTTGGCATTGGGTTGCTTAGAGGAACGCAGACAGAATAGGCCTTCGATGAAAGAAGTTGTGGAGGAGATTGAGTACATTACAAGCATTGCCACAGCAAAGGTCGACGACGACTAA